One Ignavibacteria bacterium genomic window, CCCGCTGATGGCCGAAGGGCTCCCCTTCATCACTACGAATGCTGCGCACACTGCCGTAAGTGCCACAGATCCATAGATCACCGGCTTGTAGAGTCGAACGGCCATTGTGGCCCGTCGTTTCTGCGAACGCATAACGATCAGACCGACCAGCCCTACTCCGCAGATAGCAGCAGCAACGAGCACCATCAGCATTTGCGTCTGCTCTAGATGGAGCACACTCGTGATCACAAACCACAGTGAGGAAAGTGTCACAACGCAATAGAGCGCAATGACAAGCCCCATACGTCGAGACTCTCTGAACTGTTCAACGGCGCGCAAACCAAGGATCGCCGCCGGCGCTATTACGTAGGATATTGTGAGTGCCGAACGTATCGACGAAACGGCAAGAAGCAAGCACCCAACTACGAGCCACACGCTTAACACCAACACATCCGGTTGTGCACGTGTCGGAAGGAGCTCACGCCTGAACACAAGCACCACACACCATAAGATCGCTGCTGCAAGAAATGGGCTTGCTTCTAGAAGCAGCAGAACTACATCAAGAGGCCCCGTTGCTGTAACTGAGAGGTCACTGCTGAGCAGGGCTTGAAAAGGCATGGACAATGCAACACCCGACAATCCGACAACGAGCAACCCACCAACTCCGATCGTTGTTAGCATCGGATTCTTGTCGCGGATCTTCAGTGTTGCCCACAGAGCTAGCAGGAGACATGCTACGAACGGAATCACATCGTTGGCCTGACGTCCGTAGGTGATGAACGGCAAACTCGAACCAACCACGCCCATCGCCAACACCGAGCTTTGGAAGTTCAGCGATCTGCGGGCAACCAGGTAGGTCATCACTGCTGCAACAAGGACGGAGAAGATGGCGAACCATCGTACGGCAAGGGGCGTAGCACCAACTGCACGGATCCCGAGTGCCGTTGCCCACGTGGTCAAGGGTGCAGAGAGGCCAATGCCCCATTGATCGAAGAGTACAACACCTTCACCACGCACTGCAATGATCCCTTCCGGCGTTGGCTGGATCTCTACGGACGTGAGCCTCATTACATAGAGGCCAAGGATAACGAGAACCGTAGCGATAACGGTGTGCTGGCGTGAGGTCATGGAACGATGTAGATGGCTCGCGGCGAAAAACTCAAAATGAGGATAGCGATTGCCACCCATCCTACGATGCGTCGCCCCTTCGACAGTGGTTCCGACTCCTGAAGCGGGGGATGATCGATCTTGATGATGAACCGTACGAGCAGCATCCAGAAGATCCACAATTCGCCCATTTGGAAGAGCCATGGCGCAGCAGAGATCATCCGGCCCAGAGTTGGGTCGATGGAGGTCTGCATCCACATGATCCATGTCTCAGCATATGACTCAGCAAGCAGGAGATGAACAATGTTGAGCATGGCAAGAATGGCAAAGGCAAAGAGCACCCACCAGAGCGTGCGCGCCACTGTGCGTTGCCTATCACCAAGGAGCGCGTAGAGTACGTGTCCCCCATCGAGTTGTCCAAAGGGCAACATGTTCAGCGCGGTAACGAACAGGCCAAACCACCCAACGCAGAGGAATGGATAGTGGTACATCTCGTTCATCGGCGGCAGCGTTACGGAACCAGAGAAGGCCTCTCTGAGCATTGCGAAAAGCATTGTATCACCAAAGGTCATTCCTGATTCAGGAATACGTTCGATGGTGGCATAGTTCGGGTGCATTTCATACAGGAACTCCGGTCCGGGCAGCGTGACGATACCGATCAGGAGGATCGTCAGGCAGACTACGAATCCGGCTAGTGGGCCGGACACGCCGATATCGAAGAGGACGTTCTTGGATCTGATCGGTGTCTTCGTTC contains:
- a CDS encoding glycosyltransferase family 39 protein, producing the protein MTSRQHTVIATVLVILGLYVMRLTSVEIQPTPEGIIAVRGEGVVLFDQWGIGLSAPLTTWATALGIRAVGATPLAVRWFAIFSVLVAAVMTYLVARRSLNFQSSVLAMGVVGSSLPFITYGRQANDVIPFVACLLLALWATLKIRDKNPMLTTIGVGGLLVVGLSGVALSMPFQALLSSDLSVTATGPLDVVLLLLEASPFLAAAILWCVVLVFRRELLPTRAQPDVLVLSVWLVVGCLLLAVSSIRSALTISYVIAPAAILGLRAVEQFRESRRMGLVIALYCVVTLSSLWFVITSVLHLEQTQMLMVLVAAAICGVGLVGLIVMRSQKRRATMAVRLYKPVIYGSVALTAVCAAFVVMKGSPSAISGGRAVASALHEDTLAVHSFTYLYHARTAADAFNGQLAWYTNGWMTGWKSGYRYVPTAMPPNTVDESTVSSVRGASWIVYYHPDINEDEQKIVRRLLISQYSAHVETPHYTLYRNR
- a CDS encoding site-2 protease family protein → MGYTRIDGEPAPLGSRIGLRQIIIHTLLFVATFVTCMMAGAQWMMKDPFVIENWAFGLTYATLVMTFLGAHEFGHYFAARAHGVDATLPYFIPVPSTIMLFGTFGAVIRTKTPIRSKNVLFDIGVSGPLAGFVVCLTILLIGIVTLPGPEFLYEMHPNYATIERIPESGMTFGDTMLFAMLREAFSGSVTLPPMNEMYHYPFLCVGWFGLFVTALNMLPFGQLDGGHVLYALLGDRQRTVARTLWWVLFAFAILAMLNIVHLLLAESYAETWIMWMQTSIDPTLGRMISAAPWLFQMGELWIFWMLLVRFIIKIDHPPLQESEPLSKGRRIVGWVAIAILILSFSPRAIYIVP